One segment of Apus apus isolate bApuApu2 chromosome 1, bApuApu2.pri.cur, whole genome shotgun sequence DNA contains the following:
- the PSMG1 gene encoding proteasome assembly chaperone 1: protein MATFFGEVVVAPSRAGVDDEESAEEAREETPEDREIRRELEKKREVEVLWTWKSAEGPAGEPLVCSRFIVAIGHHAAAFLSSFILDSVCWEVVGVVKLWNEWCRTSNATNVIPTDSFCLFYRLISDPTVLLCQCSCYVAEDQQFQWLDKVFGCMQKEGLQVTILSTCPVADYKTQESTLTLPSPFLKALKTKEFKEQVCCPLLEQPNIVRDLPAAVLSYCQVWQIPAVLYLCYTDVIKLDTVTVEAFKPLLSSRILKSLVKDVSESTKILKKLLTTNETHNNIYI from the exons ATGGCGACCTTCTTcggggaggtggtggtggcGCCGTCCCGCGCCGGCGTGGACGATGAGGAGTCGGCGGAGGAGGCCCGGGAGGAGACACCCGAGGACCGGGAGATCCgcagggagctggagaagaaaag GGAGGTCGAAGTCCTCTGGACCTGGAAGTCTGCGGAAGGCCCGGCCGGCGAGCCCCTCGTGTGCTCGAGGTTTATCGTAGCGATAGGACATCACGCTGCAG CATTCCTGTCATCTTTTATTCTGGATTCTGTATGTTGGGAAGTGGTTGGTGTTGTGAAGCTGTGGAATGAATGGTGTCGAACATCCAATGCAACAAATGTCATCCCAACAGattctttctgtttgttctaCCGATTAATATCAGACCCAACT gtttTGTTGTGCCAGTGTAGTTGCTATGTTGCTGAGGATCAACAGTTCCAGTGGCTTGATAAG gtcTTTGGCTGTATGCAAAAGGAAGGCTTGCAAGTAACTATTCTTTCAACGTGCCCTGTAGCTGATTATAAAACTCAGGAATCCACTTTAACACTTCCATCTCCATTTCTGAAAGCCTTAAAGACAAAAGAATTCAAAGAGCAGGTCTGCTGCCCACTGCTGGAACAACCTAACATCGTTCGAgatcttcctgctgctg TTTTGAGTTATTGTCAAGTGTGGCAGATTCCTGCAGTGCTGTATCTGTGTTACACTGATGTCATCAAACTGGACACGGTTACAGTTGAAGCCTTCAAGCCTCTGCTTTCTTCTAGAATCCTGAAAAGTTTAGTCAAG GATGTATCTGAAAGCACGAAGATTTTGAAGAAGTTACTGACGACCAACGAAACTCACAATAATATCTATATCTAA